The Campylobacter concisus genome includes a region encoding these proteins:
- a CDS encoding c-type heme family protein encodes MKYKFQLIVSVFIFVYLLISALVLNFYNNLAMKDAKKEAYYVLESINSVREYIAGVQRPLIEQLKRDGIIKEDFFDERLLSSSYISREIYNIQKKKYNLDFDYKLVAMAPLNKAHEPNEFEAQVLRGFKENKFSEFSKIIKDENGSQFFVGLPIRSQNTSCLACHNSESAPKQMLDRYEISNGKISEASEMMAMLSFKIPLRAIFSYHLKEVVIIMGAIAFVFGIFLLLVYKMHRRGEESKRQTEQLMIHQSRLASMGEMIGNISHQWKQPLAQISSALINLELYQERKKLDEAKIYEFIEETSKQINFMSETVDDFKNFFKPNTLKREFSVEEVINQTIKILNASLKKYQIEIEIDIRENFTIFANFNEIIQILINIINNAKDAFKQSYVKPRVIKIYTFIKDNRKNLCVQNNAGAIKASFLKVIFEPHFSTKESGSGLGLYMSRLIASKNNALIFARNVDENSITFTISFENL; translated from the coding sequence GTGAAATATAAATTTCAGCTAATCGTTAGTGTTTTTATCTTTGTTTATCTCTTAATATCCGCACTTGTTTTAAATTTTTATAATAATCTTGCAATGAAAGATGCCAAAAAAGAGGCTTATTATGTGCTTGAGAGTATAAATTCTGTAAGAGAGTACATTGCAGGCGTTCAGCGTCCGCTAATAGAGCAGCTAAAGCGTGACGGCATTATAAAAGAGGATTTTTTTGACGAGAGATTGCTCTCATCTTCATATATAAGCCGTGAAATTTATAATATCCAAAAGAAAAAATACAATCTTGACTTTGACTACAAACTAGTCGCCATGGCGCCTTTAAACAAAGCTCATGAGCCAAATGAATTTGAAGCGCAGGTGTTAAGAGGCTTTAAAGAGAATAAATTTAGTGAGTTTTCAAAGATTATAAAAGATGAAAATGGCTCACAATTTTTTGTAGGGCTTCCTATAAGAAGTCAAAATACATCTTGCCTAGCCTGTCACAATAGCGAAAGTGCTCCAAAACAGATGTTAGATCGTTATGAAATTTCAAATGGAAAAATTTCTGAAGCAAGTGAGATGATGGCAATGCTATCTTTTAAAATCCCACTACGTGCCATTTTTTCTTACCATTTAAAAGAGGTTGTCATCATAATGGGCGCGATAGCCTTTGTGTTTGGGATATTTTTGCTACTTGTTTATAAGATGCATAGGCGTGGCGAAGAGAGCAAAAGACAGACTGAACAGCTAATGATACATCAAAGCCGCCTAGCCTCAATGGGCGAGATGATAGGCAATATCTCACATCAGTGGAAGCAGCCTTTAGCTCAAATCAGCTCAGCTTTAATAAATTTAGAACTCTATCAGGAGCGAAAAAAGCTTGATGAAGCAAAAATTTATGAGTTTATAGAAGAGACTAGCAAACAGATAAATTTCATGTCTGAAACGGTTGATGATTTTAAAAACTTTTTTAAGCCAAATACTTTAAAAAGGGAGTTTAGCGTAGAGGAAGTGATAAATCAGACTATAAAAATTCTAAACGCCTCACTTAAGAAATATCAAATCGAAATAGAGATCGATATAAGAGAAAATTTTACGATTTTTGCAAATTTTAATGAAATAATTCAAATTTTAATAAATATTATAAATAATGCAAAAGATGCATTTAAACAAAGCTATGTAAAGCCAAGAGTAATAAAAATTTATACTTTTATAAAAGATAATCGTAAAAATTTATGCGTGCAAAATAATGCAGGAGCGATAAAGGCTTCGTTTTTAAAGGTTATCTTTGAGCCACACTTTAGCACAAAAGAGTCTGGTAGCGGGCTTGGTTTATATATGAGCCGGTTAATCGCTAGTAAAAATAACGCTCTAATCTTTGCTAGAAATGTAGATGAAAATAGTATTACATTTACAATTAGTTTCGAAAATTTATAA